The Deinococcus koreensis genome window below encodes:
- a CDS encoding transglycosylase domain-containing protein, with amino-acid sequence MRTAGRFFTGLGVLLMLGAGGAGGLWWAWGRDLPSVSDLDVLEFSGQTRVYDRTNTLVGTLTPSLSSSGSVNRNLLGLGSVSPWLQKAVVTSEDRRFFEHHGVDYIGITRGLLKGLLKNDLEGGSSITQQVVKNTLLADLQGARTPERKFKEAVLAYQLDRNFDKNKILGAYLNVVYWGDGGRSDIIGAGTAAHAYFRKNAADLNLAESVYLATIIPAPNRRYKDFKAYRPLMKDLLARMVEDGRVTQAEANAAWKTPIYPAGWRIGWNDDGTLRTATLERPERLQENINTFEARSAQRFPYQHYLQAVEKELLPVIGRRALYGGGKVFTGMSVAAQEAAEKASLNAELPDGATLGIALVSPQSGEVLALVGQKLTGGRASDWNNATQARRQVGSSIKPLLYTLALQRGWKQSDTVLDSPLVGSEYQPQNYDGRWTGRYVTMRYSLDHSLNLPTVRIGQELGVPTFETKLRELGFTPPAEGGLSLTIGTLEASPLQMAAAYASFANGGLYYAPSLVRKVEDGRGQVLYTRPAPTPKRVWDAQTAWLGLDMLRGVVNDLTPAQGGLATRAQIPGVDVGGKTGTTNDIKDLWFAGVTPTVAGAVWVGKQAGGPLPQWAYSGEVPTPIWQQAVSGALQGQPRATFQEPQGITYRVVRQVNMAFRSAEADQEPVARDGSGQGGGGFFSRRNRAPAPAPQPVPDSGPANLSDTPPEQVGGVTGADVPVEQTGADQTGSDQSGTDQTGTDPATDATVPAVEELPAPPEALPAAPVDAEPLSPVQDPATGDPPTEALPPTPAGPPDGPEAPPTDPVLTPEPDPAPVSPEPAPLDNEIPPLN; translated from the coding sequence ATGAGGACGGCAGGGAGATTCTTCACCGGACTGGGCGTGCTCCTGATGCTGGGGGCCGGTGGGGCGGGCGGCCTATGGTGGGCCTGGGGCCGCGACCTGCCCAGTGTGAGCGATCTGGACGTGCTGGAGTTCAGCGGTCAGACGCGCGTGTACGACCGCACGAACACCCTGGTCGGCACCCTGACCCCCAGCCTCAGCTCCTCGGGCAGCGTGAACCGCAACCTGCTGGGGCTGGGCAGCGTCAGCCCCTGGCTGCAGAAGGCGGTCGTGACCAGTGAAGACCGGCGCTTCTTCGAGCACCACGGCGTGGACTACATCGGGATCACGCGCGGGCTGCTCAAGGGGCTGCTGAAAAACGATCTGGAGGGCGGCTCCTCCATTACCCAGCAGGTCGTGAAGAACACCCTGCTGGCCGATCTGCAGGGCGCCCGCACCCCCGAGCGCAAGTTCAAGGAAGCGGTGCTGGCCTATCAGCTCGACCGCAACTTCGACAAGAACAAGATCCTGGGCGCCTACCTGAACGTCGTGTACTGGGGCGACGGCGGGCGCAGCGACATCATCGGCGCGGGCACGGCGGCGCACGCCTATTTCAGGAAGAACGCCGCCGACCTGAACCTCGCCGAGAGCGTGTATCTGGCGACCATCATCCCGGCGCCCAACCGGCGCTACAAGGACTTCAAGGCCTACCGCCCGCTGATGAAAGACCTGCTCGCGCGCATGGTCGAGGACGGCCGGGTCACGCAGGCCGAGGCGAACGCCGCCTGGAAGACCCCAATCTACCCGGCCGGCTGGCGCATCGGCTGGAACGACGACGGCACCCTGAGAACCGCCACGCTGGAGCGCCCGGAGCGCTTGCAGGAGAACATCAACACCTTCGAGGCCCGCAGCGCGCAGCGCTTTCCGTACCAGCACTACCTGCAGGCGGTCGAGAAGGAACTGCTGCCGGTCATCGGGCGCAGAGCGCTGTATGGGGGCGGCAAGGTCTTCACCGGGATGAGCGTGGCGGCCCAGGAGGCGGCCGAGAAGGCCAGCCTGAACGCCGAGTTGCCGGACGGCGCCACCCTGGGGATCGCGCTGGTGAGCCCGCAAAGCGGCGAGGTGCTGGCGCTGGTGGGCCAGAAGCTCACGGGCGGGCGCGCCAGCGACTGGAACAACGCCACCCAGGCGCGGCGGCAGGTCGGCAGTTCCATCAAGCCGCTGCTGTATACCCTGGCGCTGCAGAGGGGCTGGAAGCAGAGCGACACCGTGCTGGACTCGCCCCTGGTGGGCTCGGAGTACCAGCCCCAGAACTACGACGGGCGCTGGACTGGCCGGTACGTGACCATGCGCTATTCGCTGGACCACTCGCTGAACCTGCCCACCGTGCGGATCGGGCAGGAACTGGGGGTGCCCACCTTCGAGACCAAGCTGCGCGAGCTGGGCTTCACGCCCCCCGCCGAGGGCGGCCTGTCGCTGACCATCGGCACGCTGGAGGCCAGCCCGCTGCAGATGGCGGCCGCGTATGCCAGCTTCGCCAACGGCGGCCTCTACTACGCGCCCAGCCTGGTTCGCAAGGTCGAGGACGGGCGCGGTCAGGTGCTCTACACCCGCCCCGCCCCCACCCCCAAACGCGTCTGGGACGCGCAGACCGCCTGGCTGGGGCTGGACATGCTGCGCGGCGTGGTGAACGACCTGACCCCCGCCCAGGGCGGCCTGGCGACCCGCGCGCAGATTCCCGGCGTGGACGTGGGGGGCAAGACCGGCACCACCAACGACATCAAGGATCTGTGGTTCGCGGGGGTCACGCCGACGGTCGCGGGAGCCGTCTGGGTGGGCAAGCAGGCGGGCGGCCCGCTGCCCCAGTGGGCCTACTCCGGCGAGGTGCCCACGCCCATCTGGCAGCAGGCGGTCTCCGGCGCCCTGCAAGGTCAGCCCAGAGCGACCTTTCAGGAACCCCAGGGCATCACCTACCGGGTGGTGCGCCAGGTCAACATGGCCTTCCGCAGCGCCGAGGCCGACCAGGAACCCGTGGCCCGCGACGGCAGCGGCCAGGGCGGCGGGGGCTTCTTCAGCCGCCGCAACCGCGCGCCCGCCCCGGCGCCCCAGCCCGTGCCGGACTCAGGCCCGGCGAACTTGTCCGACACGCCCCCCGAGCAGGTCGGGGGGGTCACGGGGGCCGACGTCCCGGTGGAGCAGACCGGCGCCGACCAGACCGGGTCGGATCAGAGCGGTACAGATCAGACCGGTACAGACCCGGCGACCGACGCCACGGTTCCGGCGGTCGAGGAGCTTCCTGCGCCGCCCGAAGCGCTGCCCGCGGCCCCCGTGGACGCAGAGCCGCTGTCCCCCGTACAGGATCCGGCGACCGGCGATCCGCCCACCGAGGCCCTTCCGCCCACGCCCGCCGGCCCGCCGGACGGCCCCGAGGCGCCGCCCACCGATCCGGTGCTCACGCCGGAGCCCGATCCGGCCCCGGTGTCGCCGGAGCCCGCGCCGCTGGACAACGAGATTCCGCCGCTGAACTGA
- a CDS encoding winged helix-turn-helix domain-containing protein, with amino-acid sequence MDTLPLHPYRTVTELEASYRSAHRPVERSRWHILWLKAKGYPPRQIADATGYNRNTISTLVRRYNQHGPEAVRDKRQDNHSDPALTPDQQRQLSEALMETPPRGGVWTSGTAQAYIYEHFAVAITEVCAWGYLKRLGFSVQLPRPRHHLAADPDVQAAFKKK; translated from the coding sequence ATGGACACGCTGCCACTGCACCCGTACCGAACCGTCACGGAACTTGAAGCGTCGTATCGATCGGCCCACCGTCCGGTCGAACGCTCCCGCTGGCACATCCTGTGGCTTAAAGCCAAAGGGTATCCCCCGCGCCAGATCGCTGATGCCACGGGGTACAACCGCAACACCATCAGCACCCTGGTGCGCCGATACAACCAGCACGGCCCTGAGGCGGTGCGCGACAAACGTCAGGACAACCACTCCGACCCCGCCCTGACCCCCGATCAGCAGCGGCAGCTCTCGGAGGCGCTGATGGAGACCCCGCCCAGGGGCGGGGTGTGGACGAGCGGCACCGCCCAGGCGTACATCTACGAGCACTTTGCGGTGGCGATCACCGAGGTGTGTGCGTGGGGGTATCTCAAACGCCTGGGGTTCAGTGTGCAGCTGCCACGTCCCCGTCACCATCTGGCGGCCGATCCAGACGTGCAGGCGGCGTTCAAAAAAAAGTAG
- a CDS encoding transposase yields the protein MGVSQTPGVQCAAATSPSPSGGRSRRAGGVQKKVAQTLRTAQAAYPHQRVRLFVQDEGRAGLKPVLMRVWAKVGQRPIAVQHRGFQWLYVYVFVEPVTGTSDFLILPTVSTAVMQVALAAFNDAVNPTGRDIIVLLLDGAGWHTSPQLTVPPTMLLVTFPPYTPELSPAEPLVGRVKRPLANRTFTTLDDVQDVLSHECQRLMASPSEVQSLTAFPWIRHALNSC from the coding sequence GTGGGGGTATCTCAAACGCCTGGGGTTCAGTGTGCAGCTGCCACGTCCCCGTCACCATCTGGCGGCCGATCCAGACGTGCAGGCGGCGTTCAAAAAAAAGTAGCCCAAACATTGCGCACGGCGCAGGCAGCGTACCCGCACCAGCGGGTACGCCTGTTTGTTCAGGACGAAGGCCGCGCTGGGCTCAAACCTGTGCTCATGCGGGTGTGGGCCAAGGTCGGCCAGCGACCCATCGCGGTGCAGCATCGGGGGTTCCAGTGGCTCTACGTCTATGTCTTCGTGGAACCGGTCACCGGCACGAGTGACTTCTTGATCCTGCCGACAGTGAGCACGGCGGTCATGCAGGTGGCCCTGGCGGCCTTCAACGATGCGGTGAATCCGACTGGGCGGGACATCATCGTGCTGTTGCTGGATGGTGCGGGCTGGCACACCAGCCCGCAGCTGACCGTGCCCCCCACGATGCTGCTGGTCACGTTTCCCCCCTACACCCCGGAGCTGTCCCCAGCAGAACCGCTGGTCGGTCGAGTCAAGCGTCCCCTGGCGAACCGAACCTTCACGACCCTGGATGACGTGCAAGACGTCTTGAGCCACGAGTGCCAGCGCTTGATGGCGTCACCGTCCGAAGTGCAGTCGCTGACCGCTTTCCCCTGGATACGCCATGCCCTGAATTCATGTTAG